The following proteins are co-located in the Sulfurospirillum deleyianum DSM 6946 genome:
- the dapE gene encoding succinyl-diaminopimelate desuccinylase, with amino-acid sequence MKTDELFLKLLRYVSITPEEDGAFAFIKEYLSDFEVIEVNVEETKNLFLYKRFGEGAHLCFAGHIDVVPPGQGWESNPFEPVVKEGVVYARGAQDMKSGVCAFLQALKQAKTFQGTLSALLTSDEEGDAKHGTIEVLKCLKERSFLPDYAIVAEPTSEKVFGDAIKVGRRGSINGVIEIKGKQGHAAYPEKTINPVHQIAPLLSKLAGHQLDCGDEFFGPSMMVITDIRGGMEVSNVTPQNLKIMFNVRNSTKTTAEAIEQYICDVLNGLDFTLRLNQTAHPFVTSKESLIVKAVEKALLHVTQKSPKLSTAGGTSDARFFGAFGVATIECGVVNDTIHAPNECCPLSEVEALEAVFNHVIEHFTKEEK; translated from the coding sequence ATAAAAACAGATGAACTTTTTTTAAAACTTTTACGATATGTTTCAATCACACCTGAAGAGGATGGCGCATTTGCCTTTATAAAAGAGTATTTGAGTGATTTTGAAGTGATTGAAGTCAATGTAGAAGAGACGAAAAATCTTTTTTTATATAAACGTTTTGGCGAGGGGGCACACCTCTGTTTTGCAGGACATATTGATGTGGTGCCTCCAGGGCAAGGCTGGGAGAGTAATCCTTTTGAGCCTGTGGTGAAAGAGGGTGTGGTGTATGCCAGAGGAGCGCAAGATATGAAGAGCGGTGTGTGTGCTTTTCTTCAAGCGCTTAAACAAGCCAAGACGTTTCAAGGTACGCTCTCAGCTCTTTTAACCAGTGATGAAGAGGGTGATGCCAAGCATGGAACGATAGAGGTGCTGAAATGTTTAAAAGAGCGCTCTTTCTTGCCTGATTATGCCATTGTAGCGGAGCCGACTTCTGAGAAAGTCTTTGGCGATGCGATAAAGGTGGGACGAAGAGGTTCTATCAATGGGGTGATTGAGATTAAAGGAAAACAAGGACATGCGGCTTATCCTGAGAAAACTATCAATCCCGTGCATCAAATAGCGCCACTACTCTCTAAACTCGCAGGTCATCAGCTAGATTGTGGCGATGAATTTTTTGGCCCCTCGATGATGGTCATTACGGATATCAGAGGCGGGATGGAAGTGAGCAATGTCACGCCACAGAATCTCAAAATCATGTTTAACGTACGAAACTCTACCAAAACGACTGCTGAAGCGATTGAGCAGTATATTTGTGACGTGCTAAACGGGCTTGATTTTACGCTACGTTTGAATCAAACCGCTCATCCTTTTGTAACATCTAAAGAGTCTTTGATTGTCAAAGCCGTTGAAAAAGCACTTTTACATGTAACGCAAAAATCCCCCAAACTCTCCACGGCTGGAGGTACAAGTGACGCACGTTTTTTTGGTGCGTTTGGGGTAGCCACGATTGAGTGTGGGGTGGTAAACGATACCATTCATGCGCCCAATGAGTGTTGTCCCTTAAGCGAAGTAGAAGCACTTGAAGCTGTTTTTAACCATGTTATAGAACATTTTACAAAGGAAGAAAAATGA
- a CDS encoding RidA family protein: MNVISTPDAPCAIGPYSQAIVANGMVFTSGQIALRPDGTFLEGDIKAQTTQVLENLQAVLKEAKSSLNHVVKTTIFLANMDDFASVNAVYGSFFGEHKPARSTVAVKTLPKNALVEIEAIALQS, from the coding sequence ATGAATGTTATCTCAACTCCCGATGCGCCTTGTGCCATTGGACCTTATTCTCAAGCGATTGTCGCCAATGGAATGGTTTTTACGTCAGGTCAAATTGCCTTGCGTCCTGATGGTACATTTTTAGAAGGCGATATTAAGGCGCAAACCACGCAGGTTCTTGAAAATCTTCAAGCAGTGCTCAAAGAGGCAAAGAGCAGTTTAAATCATGTGGTTAAAACCACCATTTTTTTAGCCAATATGGATGATTTTGCCAGTGTCAATGCCGTGTATGGAAGTTTTTTTGGTGAGCATAAGCCCGCTCGTAGTACCGTAGCGGTGAAAACATTACCCAAAAATGCTTTGGTGGAAATCGAAGCGATTGCTTTGCAATCTTAA
- a CDS encoding FAD-dependent oxidoreductase produces MTKNHYDVLVIGGGISGAALFYELAKYTDIKRIALVEKYERLAKLNSAGTSNSQTIHCGDIETNYTLEKATKVKETASMVAKYCVQHGHQDKFLFAHQKMAIGVGDAEVDYMLKRYEDFKDLYPYLEVFDKEKLAKIEPKLVFDQYGKERPENIVGVGVEGGQYSTVDFGQMTESLVEEAQKIEGKVADVFLNSQVTSITKLGDMHVVMTKDKTFTADFVVVNAGAHSLYLAHEMGYGLDFACLPVAGSFYMTKQKMLNGKVYMVQHPKLPFAALHGDPDILAGGCTRFGPTALVLPKLERYTGGTYLDFWQTLQFDTKVAKVFYDLMKDSDIRNYIFRNFFFEVPKYGKELFVKDARKIVPSLQIEDIEYAHNFGGVRPQVINKTEQKLMLGEASINPGTGIIFNMTPSPGATSCLGNARRDTRILCEYLGKTFDEELFKQELVD; encoded by the coding sequence ATGACAAAAAATCACTATGACGTCTTAGTCATTGGCGGCGGTATCTCAGGAGCAGCTCTTTTTTATGAGCTTGCCAAATATACGGATATTAAGCGTATTGCGCTTGTTGAAAAGTATGAACGTTTAGCAAAACTTAATTCTGCTGGAACTTCCAATTCCCAAACCATTCACTGTGGTGACATCGAGACAAACTACACCTTAGAGAAAGCAACCAAAGTCAAAGAGACTGCAAGCATGGTCGCAAAGTATTGTGTACAGCATGGTCATCAGGATAAATTTTTGTTTGCTCATCAAAAAATGGCAATCGGTGTGGGTGATGCTGAAGTGGATTATATGCTGAAGCGTTACGAGGATTTTAAAGATCTTTATCCTTATTTGGAAGTCTTTGACAAAGAAAAACTTGCCAAGATTGAGCCTAAACTTGTCTTTGATCAGTATGGCAAAGAACGTCCTGAAAACATTGTCGGTGTGGGTGTTGAAGGTGGACAGTACAGTACCGTAGATTTTGGGCAGATGACAGAAAGTTTGGTCGAAGAGGCGCAAAAAATTGAAGGCAAAGTTGCCGATGTTTTCTTAAATTCACAAGTGACTAGTATCACAAAATTGGGTGATATGCATGTCGTGATGACCAAAGATAAAACCTTTACCGCAGATTTTGTCGTGGTCAATGCCGGTGCTCACTCGCTTTACCTTGCGCATGAAATGGGCTATGGGCTTGATTTTGCGTGTTTACCCGTTGCGGGAAGTTTTTATATGACCAAGCAAAAAATGTTGAATGGTAAAGTTTACATGGTTCAGCATCCAAAACTTCCGTTTGCTGCACTGCATGGTGACCCTGATATTTTGGCAGGAGGCTGTACCCGTTTTGGACCGACTGCGTTAGTGCTTCCAAAATTAGAGCGCTACACAGGGGGTACGTATCTTGATTTTTGGCAGACATTGCAGTTTGATACCAAAGTTGCCAAAGTATTTTATGATTTGATGAAAGACAGCGATATTCGAAATTATATTTTTAGAAACTTCTTTTTTGAGGTACCAAAGTATGGTAAAGAGCTTTTTGTGAAAGATGCTCGAAAAATCGTACCTTCCTTACAAATCGAAGATATCGAATACGCACATAACTTTGGTGGTGTAAGACCTCAGGTTATTAATAAAACGGAGCAGAAATTGATGTTAGGAGAAGCGAGCATCAATCCGGGTACGGGTATTATCTTTAACATGACGCCAAGTCCTGGAGCAACCAGTTGTTTAGGCAATGCCCGTCGTGATACACGTATTTTATGTGAATACCTCGGTAAAACCTTTGACGAAGAGTTATTCAAACAAGAACTCGTTGATTAA
- a CDS encoding class I SAM-dependent DNA methyltransferase, translating to MINPLDLYAKIESLIGFDAQYEMLYQNYLALLKSLHVKTILDVGCGNGKFLKHLKENGFEALGIDRSTKMVERALALGVNASTKELCECEAEGFECVVAIADVLNYIPPHELDDFLNAIAFCLPKGGYFVCDVNTLYGFEGVAEGVMCQDNGTQFLCVDATFSNKELFTKIVLFEKEGALYRKEEGNIIQYFHPLSFFKKLTALKLVSTKPITLFGDAPDKTILIFQKR from the coding sequence ATGATAAATCCTCTTGATCTTTACGCAAAAATAGAATCCCTCATTGGCTTTGATGCCCAGTATGAAATGCTGTATCAGAACTATTTAGCCCTCTTAAAATCTTTACATGTAAAGACTATTTTAGATGTCGGCTGTGGTAATGGAAAATTCTTAAAACATCTCAAAGAGAATGGCTTTGAGGCTTTAGGGATTGATAGAAGTACTAAAATGGTGGAGCGAGCCCTTGCTTTGGGTGTGAATGCTTCCACCAAGGAGCTTTGTGAATGTGAAGCGGAGGGTTTTGAATGTGTGGTGGCGATTGCGGATGTGCTGAATTACATTCCACCCCATGAACTCGATGACTTTTTAAATGCCATTGCTTTTTGCTTGCCAAAAGGGGGCTATTTTGTCTGTGATGTCAATACACTCTATGGTTTTGAAGGTGTAGCAGAAGGCGTTATGTGTCAGGACAATGGCACACAATTTTTGTGTGTGGACGCAACGTTTTCGAATAAAGAGCTTTTTACCAAAATCGTTCTTTTTGAAAAGGAAGGTGCGTTATATCGTAAAGAGGAAGGAAACATTATCCAATATTTTCATCCGCTTTCATTTTTTAAAAAACTGACAGCGCTTAAATTGGTTTCGACCAAGCCCATCACCCTTTTTGGGGATGCGCCTGATAAAACCATTTTAATTTTTCAAAAGCGTTAA
- a CDS encoding chemotaxis protein CheX — protein MTNTIQHSVLIFHYNETLLESRNSVLCNTIAGQASTFKERGIKGIFISLKHAPYSPFAKEDPALGNLVMQLEKLSHKLEIPLSIGDYKKELFPYLKRLSAATSLKLFQNIQTAFLFLNPNALKKELDVLIYDEDAENATKITAELSKLGYSIVQANDAEDFRIKASAKKYDMTITHTAVNHSKSGASQPKSLGLSKQLIINLPVFIDTAVNSLVTMTGLEAQKIKHEIRPFNEKIPAQTIIAAMKFKGDISGIFFLIFPKDLALISLEAMLGEPVDEEDNAAIVDGVAEFCNIITGAAKVIFSKKELKVLFELPKTYLSMQAALADTLGSNGVWIDMQLDEKPFYMFITK, from the coding sequence ATGACAAATACCATTCAACATTCCGTTTTAATTTTTCATTACAATGAAACACTTTTAGAAAGTCGGAACAGTGTACTGTGCAACACCATTGCAGGACAAGCCTCTACGTTTAAAGAAAGAGGCATTAAAGGCATTTTTATTTCGCTCAAACACGCTCCTTATTCTCCATTTGCTAAAGAAGACCCTGCGCTAGGAAATCTTGTGATGCAATTAGAAAAGCTGAGTCATAAGCTTGAAATTCCACTAAGCATTGGCGATTATAAAAAGGAGCTGTTCCCATATCTAAAACGCTTAAGTGCAGCAACCTCTTTGAAACTGTTTCAAAATATTCAAACAGCGTTTCTTTTTTTAAACCCCAATGCTCTTAAAAAAGAGCTTGATGTTTTAATTTATGATGAAGATGCTGAAAATGCGACCAAAATCACCGCAGAGCTTTCCAAACTCGGTTATTCTATTGTACAAGCCAATGATGCAGAAGATTTTAGAATCAAAGCGTCGGCTAAAAAATACGATATGACTATTACCCACACCGCAGTCAATCACTCTAAAAGTGGAGCCTCACAACCTAAGAGTTTAGGACTTTCCAAACAACTCATTATCAATTTGCCTGTTTTTATTGATACAGCCGTCAACTCATTGGTCACCATGACAGGACTTGAAGCTCAAAAAATAAAACATGAGATTAGACCTTTTAATGAAAAAATTCCTGCTCAAACGATTATTGCGGCAATGAAATTTAAAGGGGATATTAGCGGTATTTTCTTTCTCATTTTTCCTAAAGATCTTGCGCTCATCTCTTTGGAAGCGATGTTGGGTGAGCCTGTGGATGAGGAAGACAATGCTGCCATTGTCGATGGTGTTGCAGAATTTTGTAATATCATTACAGGTGCGGCTAAAGTTATCTTCTCTAAAAAAGAGCTCAAAGTCCTGTTTGAACTTCCTAAAACCTACCTCTCAATGCAAGCCGCTCTTGCAGATACACTAGGTTCCAATGGCGTTTGGATTGATATGCAATTAGATGAAAAACCTTTTTACATGTTTATCACCAAATAA
- the pyk gene encoding pyruvate kinase, with protein sequence MDKKTKILATVGPASDSVEVLEGLIRAGVNVFRLNFSHGSHEYHASTLAKIREAEAKVGKKIGVLQDICGPKIRVGKLEEDFMLETGDRLYFTKEQIVGKKVKEGAYELCINQPQILDMLKVGEYIYLYDGNIRARVVETGKNIVTEVENSGKLSSNKGVNFPNTVINIEVITPKDEADLLWGAQNGVDFVAVSFVQSAKDILHVRNILNEHKSRSHIFAKIEKFDAVEKIDEILEVSDGIMVARGDLGIEVPYYKVPSIQKKIIAKANAASKPVITATQMLLSMAEKEMATRAEISDVANAVLDGTDAVMLSEESAIGVNPIHVVEVMAATIKETESIYPYGKFEVYPFLDETDIISSSTARLADRLNVEAMISLTSSGKSAKKLARYRIRADIYAVTHDEKIARSLTIAWGIKPIMNIDTSNLNVMIGQTLQRGLEKGLLDKEKTYIVTAGHPSGVEGSTNFIRILKKEQIEYYTDMVL encoded by the coding sequence ATGGATAAAAAGACCAAAATTTTAGCAACAGTTGGACCAGCAAGTGATAGCGTAGAAGTTTTAGAGGGATTAATTCGTGCGGGTGTGAATGTATTTCGCCTCAATTTTAGTCATGGAAGTCACGAATACCACGCCAGTACCTTAGCAAAAATTAGAGAAGCAGAAGCAAAAGTAGGCAAAAAAATAGGTGTTTTACAAGATATTTGTGGACCTAAAATTCGAGTGGGAAAACTTGAAGAGGATTTTATGCTTGAAACAGGCGATAGACTCTATTTTACAAAAGAGCAAATTGTAGGCAAAAAAGTAAAAGAGGGTGCTTATGAGCTCTGCATCAATCAACCACAAATTTTAGATATGCTCAAAGTGGGTGAGTATATTTATCTTTATGATGGCAATATTCGTGCTAGGGTAGTTGAAACAGGGAAAAATATTGTCACAGAAGTTGAGAACAGTGGTAAGCTCTCTTCGAATAAAGGGGTGAATTTCCCCAATACAGTGATTAATATTGAAGTGATTACTCCCAAAGATGAGGCAGATCTTTTATGGGGTGCGCAAAATGGGGTTGATTTTGTGGCCGTTTCGTTTGTTCAAAGTGCTAAAGATATTTTACATGTAAGAAATATTTTGAATGAGCATAAGTCCCGTTCGCATATTTTTGCTAAAATTGAAAAATTTGATGCCGTTGAGAAAATTGATGAGATTTTAGAAGTGAGCGATGGTATTATGGTGGCTCGTGGGGATTTGGGTATTGAAGTGCCGTATTACAAAGTTCCAAGCATTCAAAAGAAAATCATTGCCAAAGCCAATGCTGCCTCAAAACCTGTTATTACCGCAACGCAAATGTTGCTTTCCATGGCAGAAAAAGAGATGGCAACCCGTGCGGAAATTAGCGATGTTGCCAACGCTGTTTTAGATGGAACGGACGCTGTGATGCTCTCTGAAGAGAGTGCGATTGGTGTCAATCCTATTCACGTTGTTGAGGTTATGGCAGCAACGATCAAAGAGACAGAGAGTATTTATCCGTATGGAAAATTTGAGGTTTATCCTTTCTTAGATGAGACAGACATTATCTCTTCCTCAACAGCACGTTTGGCGGATCGTTTAAATGTAGAGGCGATGATTTCACTGACCAGTTCAGGAAAATCCGCTAAAAAATTAGCGCGCTACCGTATTCGTGCCGATATCTATGCGGTAACGCATGATGAAAAAATTGCACGCTCTCTTACGATTGCATGGGGTATTAAACCTATTATGAATATAGATACCAGTAATCTCAATGTGATGATTGGTCAAACGCTTCAACGTGGGCTTGAAAAAGGTCTTCTTGATAAAGAAAAAACGTATATTGTCACCGCAGGACATCCTTCTGGCGTTGAAGGGAGTACGAACTTTATTCGTATTTTGAAAAAAGAACAAATTGAGTATTACACCGATATGGTACTCTAA
- the rplU gene encoding 50S ribosomal protein L21 — MYAIIKNGGKQYKVQEGDYLNVDKLDAQPKEKIEVTEVLAVNNGELKVGTPFVSGAVVELVVVTEGKDKKVITFKKRRRKDSKVKRGFRRQYTRVKVVSIKA; from the coding sequence ATGTATGCAATTATTAAAAATGGCGGGAAGCAATATAAAGTTCAAGAAGGCGACTATTTAAACGTCGACAAACTTGACGCTCAGCCAAAAGAGAAAATCGAAGTGACGGAAGTTTTAGCGGTGAATAACGGCGAACTTAAAGTGGGAACACCTTTCGTCAGTGGTGCAGTTGTAGAACTGGTTGTTGTCACAGAAGGTAAAGACAAGAAAGTCATTACATTCAAAAAACGTAGACGTAAAGACTCAAAAGTCAAGCGTGGTTTTAGAAGACAATATACCAGAGTAAAAGTTGTAAGCATTAAAGCTTAA
- the rpmA gene encoding 50S ribosomal protein L27: MAHKKGQGSTQNNRDSAGRRLGVKKFGGEFVRAGNIIIRQRGTKVHVGSNVGIGVDHTIYALIDGFVQFQRKDKTRNKVSVIPAN; the protein is encoded by the coding sequence ATGGCTCACAAGAAAGGTCAAGGAAGTACCCAGAATAATAGAGACTCAGCTGGACGTAGACTGGGTGTTAAAAAATTTGGTGGCGAGTTTGTACGTGCTGGTAATATTATTATTCGTCAGCGTGGAACAAAAGTACATGTAGGAAGCAATGTTGGTATCGGTGTAGATCATACAATCTACGCTTTAATTGATGGATTTGTTCAATTCCAACGTAAAGATAAAACACGAAATAAAGTTTCTGTTATTCCCGCAAACTAA
- the obgE gene encoding GTPase ObgE codes for MFIDHVALTLSSGKGGPGCVSFRREKHVIQGGPDGGDGGKGGNVYFQVDKNTHTLSHFRNNQHLKARNGEPGMGRKMYGKSGEHLVVTVPPGTQVIDAETNEVLLDLLDEGDKQLFLEGGMGGLGNTHFKSSTNQRPEFAQPGRGGLTKAIKLELKLIADVGLVGFPNVGKSTLISVVSNAQPEIANYEFTTLTPKLGVVVTDDFQSYVMADIPGIIEGASEGKGLGIEFLRHIERTKFLLFMIDLANYRDLEEQYKTLKKELEKFSPLLAQRDYAIALSRCDTLAPEEINEKVDLFLNLLGLNTNDLAHKYKAREDLHTYCQDVYERDGNLPFFVIPLSSVSKINVDAIKYALSDVIRKVRDEESRC; via the coding sequence ATGTTTATCGATCATGTAGCACTCACACTAAGCTCTGGCAAAGGCGGCCCAGGCTGTGTCTCTTTTCGTAGAGAAAAGCATGTTATTCAAGGCGGACCTGATGGCGGAGATGGTGGCAAAGGGGGCAATGTTTATTTTCAAGTAGATAAAAATACCCACACGCTTTCTCATTTTCGTAACAATCAACACCTTAAAGCAAGAAATGGCGAACCTGGTATGGGACGTAAAATGTATGGAAAATCAGGTGAGCATTTAGTGGTGACTGTTCCCCCTGGTACGCAAGTCATTGATGCAGAAACCAATGAGGTTTTATTGGATCTTTTAGATGAGGGTGATAAACAACTCTTTTTAGAAGGTGGTATGGGTGGACTTGGTAATACACACTTTAAAAGTTCAACCAATCAACGCCCAGAATTTGCGCAACCAGGTCGAGGTGGACTGACTAAAGCAATTAAATTAGAATTAAAACTGATTGCGGATGTTGGACTGGTTGGTTTTCCCAATGTAGGAAAATCAACGCTTATTTCAGTGGTTTCCAATGCTCAGCCAGAAATTGCCAATTATGAATTTACAACCTTAACACCAAAGCTTGGCGTTGTCGTTACCGATGATTTCCAGTCCTATGTGATGGCGGATATTCCAGGGATTATTGAAGGGGCGAGTGAAGGAAAAGGTCTTGGGATAGAATTTTTACGTCATATTGAACGTACAAAATTTTTACTTTTCATGATAGATTTAGCCAATTATCGTGACCTTGAAGAGCAATATAAAACGTTAAAAAAAGAGCTTGAAAAATTTTCTCCTTTATTGGCACAGCGTGATTATGCGATTGCATTAAGTCGTTGTGATACCTTAGCGCCTGAGGAGATTAATGAAAAAGTAGACCTTTTCTTAAATCTTTTAGGTTTAAACACCAATGATTTGGCACACAAATATAAAGCCAGAGAAGATTTACATACGTATTGTCAAGATGTCTATGAAAGAGATGGCAATCTGCCCTTTTTTGTTATACCCCTTTCCTCTGTTTCTAAAATTAATGTGGATGCTATAAAATATGCATTATCAGATGTTATTCGAAAGGTACGAGATGAAGAGAGTCGTTGTTAA
- the proB gene encoding glutamate 5-kinase, with product MKRVVVKVGTHVLSAQNRLSKERILNLVEFLVALMEKYEVILVSSGAVAAGYSILKLDKKLLHNRQAIAAVGQPQLMSTYNKKLERFGKSGAQLLLTADDFDSRKRCYHAKCTIDTLLENGILPIINENDATATEELVFGDNDQLSSRVAYYFGADLLILLSDIDGYYDKDPHKYEDAKMRKIVHEIEPSELEMEKSANFAFATGGIVTKLKAAQFLLEHQKSMFIASGFDLSDVKSYMLEGVHKGGTLFTCKNR from the coding sequence ATGAAGAGAGTCGTTGTTAAAGTTGGTACGCACGTTTTAAGTGCACAAAACCGTTTAAGCAAAGAGCGCATTTTAAATTTAGTTGAGTTTTTAGTGGCACTTATGGAAAAATATGAGGTCATTTTGGTCTCTTCGGGTGCCGTGGCGGCAGGATACAGTATTTTGAAACTGGATAAAAAACTCCTCCACAATCGTCAAGCCATTGCTGCGGTGGGACAGCCTCAATTGATGTCCACTTACAATAAAAAACTTGAGCGATTTGGTAAAAGTGGAGCACAGTTACTTCTGACCGCAGATGACTTTGACTCACGTAAGCGCTGTTATCACGCTAAATGTACGATTGATACTTTACTTGAAAATGGCATTTTACCCATCATTAACGAAAACGATGCCACGGCAACGGAGGAGTTGGTTTTTGGCGATAATGACCAACTCTCTTCTCGTGTAGCGTACTATTTTGGCGCAGATTTGTTGATTTTACTCTCTGACATTGACGGATACTATGACAAAGACCCTCATAAGTATGAAGATGCGAAAATGCGAAAAATTGTTCATGAGATTGAGCCAAGTGAGCTTGAAATGGAAAAATCTGCCAATTTTGCTTTTGCCACGGGTGGCATTGTGACCAAACTCAAAGCGGCACAGTTTTTATTAGAACATCAAAAATCGATGTTTATTGCCAGTGGGTTTGATTTGAGTGATGTGAAAAGTTATATGCTAGAAGGCGTTCATAAAGGCGGAACCCTTTTTACATGTAAAAACCGTTAA
- the fmt gene encoding methionyl-tRNA formyltransferase: protein MYVKSEHLRRNEKLKIVFMGTPSYATTILEALCLEPSIEVILLVTQEDKPVGRKQLLTPPHTKAWLLEQGLHVEIFQPKTLRCKEAQEKIAACRPDFIVVAAYGQILPREVLDIAPCINLHASLLPKYRGASPIQSALLAGEVYTGVTSMLMEEGLDTGAMLGFSYLKIEPEHNASLLFNALSSCAARLTLTTLKNFAALLPIQQVSANATHCKKIKKEDGLVSFELDAIEIMKHFKALSPWPGIYLESGLKLLDICLVDESSCNASVGMIDGIETEGIILTCKKGKVLLKILQPVSKNAMPAVDYIRGKRLGRGDTLV from the coding sequence ATGTATGTGAAGAGTGAACATCTGCGAAGGAATGAGAAATTGAAAATAGTTTTTATGGGTACGCCTTCGTATGCAACAACCATCTTAGAAGCGCTCTGTCTTGAACCTTCTATTGAGGTTATTCTTTTGGTGACTCAAGAGGATAAACCTGTCGGACGAAAACAGCTTTTAACACCACCGCATACGAAAGCGTGGCTTTTAGAGCAGGGTTTACATGTAGAGATTTTTCAACCTAAAACTCTGCGTTGCAAAGAGGCTCAGGAGAAAATTGCTGCGTGCCGTCCTGATTTTATTGTGGTCGCCGCATATGGGCAAATTTTACCTCGTGAAGTGCTCGATATTGCTCCATGTATTAACCTGCATGCCTCCTTATTACCAAAATACAGAGGGGCAAGTCCGATTCAGTCCGCATTACTTGCTGGCGAAGTTTACACAGGTGTGACATCTATGTTGATGGAAGAGGGATTAGACACCGGTGCCATGCTGGGATTTTCGTATCTTAAAATTGAGCCAGAGCATAATGCATCTTTATTATTTAATGCCTTGTCTTCATGTGCAGCACGATTGACGTTAACAACCCTTAAAAACTTTGCTGCACTTTTACCGATTCAACAAGTAAGTGCCAATGCAACCCATTGTAAAAAAATTAAAAAAGAGGATGGTTTAGTCTCTTTTGAACTTGACGCAATAGAGATAATGAAGCATTTTAAAGCGCTTTCTCCTTGGCCTGGAATTTATTTGGAGTCTGGATTAAAACTTTTAGATATATGTTTGGTGGATGAGAGCTCATGCAATGCGTCAGTTGGGATGATTGATGGGATTGAAACAGAGGGTATAATCCTTACATGTAAAAAAGGAAAAGTGCTTCTTAAAATACTTCAACCAGTCTCGAAGAATGCCATGCCTGCAGTGGACTATATTCGAGGAAAGCGATTGGGTCGTGGTGATACATTGGTTTGA
- a CDS encoding biotin--[acetyl-CoA-carboxylase] ligase, whose product MVIHWFETLESTHHYLITALRNGTLFAPCGVGADIQTNGVGSRGNRWIGEGGNLFFSFCLEEKALPLDLPLASVSIYFSALMKEILAEQASKVWLKWPNDFYLDTQKIGGMITTKIGSNIVGSVGLNIAFAPENFGKLDIAIAPALLAKMLVEKITEKKTWKKVFSNYKIEFDKNRSYSFHLDGKLVSLKDAILCDDGSIELENKKVYSLR is encoded by the coding sequence GTGGTGATACATTGGTTTGAAACGCTTGAATCCACACATCATTATTTAATAACAGCGTTACGAAATGGTACTCTTTTCGCTCCGTGTGGCGTTGGTGCAGATATCCAAACCAACGGGGTTGGTAGTCGAGGAAATCGTTGGATTGGAGAAGGGGGCAATCTCTTCTTCTCCTTTTGCCTCGAAGAAAAAGCGTTACCTTTAGATTTACCTTTAGCCTCCGTTTCCATTTATTTTTCTGCACTCATGAAAGAAATTTTAGCGGAACAAGCATCGAAGGTATGGTTGAAATGGCCCAATGATTTTTATCTTGATACACAAAAAATTGGCGGGATGATTACGACTAAAATTGGTTCGAATATTGTCGGGTCTGTTGGATTAAATATCGCTTTTGCCCCTGAAAATTTTGGTAAATTAGATATTGCCATTGCCCCAGCGCTTTTGGCAAAAATGCTGGTCGAAAAGATTACAGAAAAGAAAACATGGAAGAAAGTTTTTAGTAATTATAAGATAGAATTTGACAAAAATCGAAGTTATTCTTTTCATTTAGATGGCAAGTTGGTCTCTTTAAAAGATGCGATATTGTGTGATGATGGCTCTATTGAGCTAGAAAATAAAAAGGTGTACAGTTTACGATGA